AACCCAGCCAGCACATACTGCCCTGTGATATTTCACTCCTTTACAGTAGCAGGCCGGACCGCCCGGCAACTTTCATCTCCTACtatatttctatatttcctcacttttttcttctgttgtaCCAGTTTCGGTACACCCCCCCCCCTCTTGTGTAACCCATCTTTACTAATAAACTTTGAAACTTTGAAACTTtggtgcaacacaacacacaactcttcgcaagttgaacgacgccgttactaccatgcctcccaaagcatcaggaaaggctgccaagaaggctggcaaggctcagaaggccatagccaaaggggacaagaagaagaagcggaggaggaaggaaagctactccatctacatctacaaggtgctcaagcaggtccaccccgacactggcgtgtcctccaaggctatgtcaatcatgaactctttcgtgaacgacattttcgagcgcatcgctgccgaggcatcccgcctggcacactacaacaagcgctccaccatcaccagccgggAGATCCAGACTGCCGTCCGTCTCCTTCTGCCCGGCGAACTGGCAAAGCACGCCGTCTCTGAGGGCACCAAGGCTGTCACCAAGTACACCTCCTCCAAGTAAACTGACTGTCAGTCAGctagaaggggaaagaagaaaaaagagcaactgCTGTCTCAGACAGTATTCAAACCCTACCCGGCTCCATAGGAGCCACACCTGaatccaaaaaaaaaggagacacaataTAGACAAGTGTGGATGGTGGTCGCCGCTGGTGCACCAGagccggatggatggatggatatggaTGAGCTAGATGGCTGGCTCGTCATTAATGAGGCTCGCAACCGGGTCAGAGCAAAGAGATCCATCATCCACTGCACAACAGCAGCaccccgtagtagtagtagtatgatgatggtgatgattaagcGTACGTACGATACTAATCACGGCAGGCAGGCTTTGGAGGGTGGGTGCAttcatgctcttcttcttcttcttgattaatGATGATGCCTCCTATTTCAGTAACATAACGTTTTTCATC
This genomic window from Portunus trituberculatus isolate SZX2019 unplaced genomic scaffold, ASM1759143v1 PGA_scaffold_490__1_contigs__length_16601, whole genome shotgun sequence contains:
- the LOC123500804 gene encoding histone H2B, whose translation is MPPKASGKAAKKAGKAQKAIAKGDKKKKRRRKESYSIYIYKVLKQVHPDTGVSSKAMSIMNSFVNDIFERIAAEASRLAHYNKRSTITSREIQTAVRLLLPGELAKHAVSEGTKAVTKYTSSK